Part of the Methylocystis rosea genome is shown below.
AACGGGACGGACGCCCAAATCGACGGCCGGCTCATCGTGACGCTGGAAAGGGGCGTCAACGTTCTCAACCACAATGCGCAATGCAAACTGTCGACCCTGAACCTTTTCGGCGCGTTCCAATGGCACATCAGGTCGCCCGACGCCAATCCGTTCATGCTTGTTCGGCCGATCCAAGCAGAGACGTGAGCTGTTCCATGAACGACCGTGACGGATGTCAGGAGCCATCTTGGCTTGAGAATATTCGATGGGACCGTAAAATTAACTGGGTTGCGACGAACGTTAACGATTTCGGACGCAAGAAATGGCCGACCCTGCGGAGGACGGCGATGCGTTGGAAGATCACGATTGAAGGCTTGGACGAATTCAGCGGACGCGACACCGCCGAGATGGTGATCGAAAAGGACGTCGGCCGATTATCGAAGGGCGAGCTCGGGCTTACGATCGCGGATGGCAAGTCGATCATGACGTTATTGCAGCAGCTTATCGTCAAGCAGCAATGTGAGGCCTACGTCCTGACGAGCCGGTATTGCACCGATTGTCAGACGTTTCGGCGCATCAAAGACTACGGCAAGCGCAAGATCCGGACGGTCTATGGACGTGTCGAAGTCAGCAACCCGCGGATTATGAATTGTCGGCGCTGCGTTCCCTATTTTTGTGACGCTTCTACCGTTTTGCGCGACATCTGCCCCGATCAGGCGACGCCGGAGTTGATGGAATTGTCGGCTCGTTTGGGCAGCCTCATGCCATATCGAAAGGCAGCGGATGTGCTGGCCGAGTTTCTCCCGATCCCATCAACGGAATCGTTCATGACCTTGCGTCACCGGACGATGAAACTGGGCGAACGGCTTGATGAGAAAGCGCGCCAGCGCGAATGGTTCGAACCGCCGTCATCGTCCGAACACAAGCAAGCCGAGCTCGATCTCCCGAACGATCCGGAGCGAGAATTTGTCGTGAGCATCGACACGGCGCATGTGCGCTGCAGCCGGTCAGAAAAGGCGCGGACATTCGAGATCACCGTTGCGCGTTGCGGCCGTGGCCGGCGCGGCTCGCCGCCCGGTCACTACTTTGCGACAGCGGACACGTCGAAGCATGAATTGAGATCACGAGCGCTTCAAGCACTCCAACACGAGGGTTACGTTGGACGTGGCGAAGTGACCGTAATTTCCGACGGCGCCGAGATCATGAAACGTTTGCCAAAGGCTCTGCCGAAGCCGACGGCGCACATCATCGACTGGTTCCATATCGCGATGAAAATTCAGCCCATGCAGCAAATCGCCGATCATATCGTGTGCTGTCGCGACGAATGGACCAATGAAACGGTCGTTTTGGACGAAGAGATTCGCGCCCTGAAATGGAAACTGTGGCACGGACAGGTCGATCGAGCGATGCAGCAACTTGAAAAATTGATCGCCGACATGGCGATGTTACGCGAACAAGGCGACGAGAGCGCCGGGCGCATAGGGCAATTGGGTCAAGCTCTCCTGACCTACATCCGTCAGAACAAGGCGGCGATTGTCGACTACGGAGCTCGATATCGATCAGGGCGCCGGATCGCTTCGTCGCTCGCTGAGTCCGCCGTCGATACCCTTGTCGCCCGACGCATGGTCAAAAAGCAGCAGATGCAATGGTCGCTCAAAGGGGCGCATCGCATGTTGCAAGTTCGCGCGGCCATGCTCAACGGCGACTTGAGCAAGCGTTTGGCTTGGCAACCACCAAAGCCAACGCATCGGTATCACTTCGCGTGGATGTTCGAGCCCACTCCGCCATTGCTGAAAGCCGCCGCTTGAAACCCAGTTAATTTTACGGTCCCTGAGACTTTCTTGAGATCGAGTCTCAATTGAAAGCGCGCTCCGAGCCGCGCGAAAGCTTTGATGTAGCGCGGATTCTGATCGACCGTGCTGCGGTCGATCGACCGGTCGATGAGTCTCATTCGGAGTGACAAGAATCGCTGCCGCAGGCTCAATTGAAATGCCCTCGCGTACCTTGGTCTCATTCAAGGCGTTGAAATTCAACAACGTGTCAGTCTCATATTGAAGGGGTCTGCGTCACTTTACGTGCTTTGCATTGTCAAAGAGGAACTTTGTGCCTCAATAGCGCATGACGAAGAAAGCGAATTTCGCCTTTGGGCCCGGAGTGGTCGTGCGCGGCGTTGTATTTCGAGAGAACCGGTGGTTTGTATGGGCGGACGGAGCCGGGGCGCGGTCTTGTCCGGAGTGCGGAGGAGCATCAGCATCGCGTCATAGTTGGCATGTCCGGCGCCTGCACGATCTTCCAATCCAGGGCGCCCCTGTCGTTCTTGAGCTGCGTTCGGGGCGGTGGCGATGCTTGAACGAGCGATGCGCACGAAAGACTTTCGTCGAAAGACTGACGACGGCGTCACCCTTTGCGCGAAAAACGCGGCGCGTCAGCGATCTCGTGCGATTATTCGGCCACGCCGCTGGCGGCAGAACAAGCGAGAAATTGCTGGCGCGCCTGGCGATGCCAGTCAGCGACAATGCGATTCTGCGGCAGCTCAAACGTCATTCATACGAACGTCGCGATGGCGCTCCCCTGCGCGCCATTGCGATTGATGATTGGAGCTGGCGCAAAGGCTTCAATTACGGAACGATCGTCGACCTTGAGCGTCGGATCGTCGCCGACGTGCTGGAAACCCGCTCCGCCAAAGAGACAGCGGAATGGCTCAAGCAACATGCTGAAATCGTCGTCGTCAGCCGGGACCGCTGCGGGCGTTGCGCGCAAGGCGTCCGGCAGGGAGCGCCGCAAGCTCGACAAGTCGCTGACCGCTTTCATTTGCCTGCAGAACTTGCGCGAAAGCACGAGCGACACATGACCCGGATCAGTCGCTTTGCGGGGCGCCCCAAACTTCCAGCTGTCCCCGGAGATCGTCAAGCACCGTTGCGTGGTGAGCGCGGCCTTCGGTGAAAAGGCGGAAGCGGCCCGTCCGTCATAATTCTTGGTTGTGCCGAGCTTGTTTTCGTTGGCGCCCTCGAAGGCGCGCCAAAACTCCTGGTGCCCCCGAGGGTGAGTTTCCAATCTGGAAACAATGACCAGACATCCTGAACATAGAGGCCCTCGGTTTGTGTCTTGCCGACAGATCTTGAGGCCTGCTCGTATGACCATGACGACCACCACACGGGAGTATTTTACTGATATTGCTTTAAAGCATACTGATCGAAGTGCCCCCCGAACGAGATTTCATCAGCATCGCAAAAGTCCGTGTGATCGCGAACCACTGAGGCATTGGACGAGACTGCCGGAACGAAGCTGAAATGACAAGATAGCGCGGACGCGGAAAGCTGCCACCTCGCCGTTTTCCCGAGCGGGTCGCCCCTATTTCGAAGACAATCTGAATTTGCGGGACCCTGCACTTGAACATTGGGCCACGCGCAACATTCTTCCCTGACGCGAGCGTACTTTTTGAGCGGAGCGCCGGATGACGACTCTCGATTTAGCAGACCCTCTCCGCCGGGACGTTCTTTACGTCGCGACCGGCGCGTGCGCCATCGTGGCGACGGCGGCCGCGATCTGGCCTTTGATCGATGCGTTGAACCCTGACGCCTCCAGCGTTGCCGCTGGCGCGCCGATCGACGTCGATCTTGGCGGGCTCGAGCCGGGCGGGAAAGTGGTCGTGCGCTGGCGCGGCCTGCCGGTGGTGATCTTCAGGAGGCCGGATGCGGCGCTGGAGAAATTGAAGGACCCCGCGTTGCTCTCCGAGCTTGCCGATCCCGACTCGGAAGTCTTGCAACAGCCGCGCTACGCTCGGAACTGGCATCGCTCGATCGATCCCACCTACGCTGTTCTCGTCGGCGTCTGCACGCATCTCGGCTGCATTCCGCTCTATTATCCGACCCCGAGCAATGTCGAGCCGACCGCGGGCTGGCCCGGAGGGTTTTTCTGCCCTTGCCACGGCTCGAAATTCGATTTGGCCGGCCGCGTCTATAAGGGCGTGCCGGCGCCATATAATCTCCCCACGCCACCGTATCGGATGATCAGCGACAGAATCCTGAGGATTGGTGAGAATCCTCCAGGCGAGAAATTCGAGATCACGTCCGTCGTCCAAATATGAGCCGATGCTCCAGCGCAGGTGAAAAGAGGCCTCGATCTTTCGGAGATGCGCAAGGCGATCGCGGCGGCGATGAGCCGTTCGAAGCGCGAAATTCCGCATTATTACCTTACCGAAACAGCTGATCTCCACGATTCGTTATTGCGGCGCCGCGTGAAAGCCCGCGCCAAAGGCCATGCCTCCGATAAACCTCAACTACCCTAGCCCGTCTTATTCGCCCTGCCGACACGCATTTCTGATTTTCTTCGCGACATGATTGCGGACGCAATTCCGCGTTGCGTTATTTCCGCTGGGTCGATCTGCACATCTCGAACGCGCTGGAGTTGGATGGATGGGTGATCTGGGGCGTGCGGACACTGTCTCTGCCCCGTCGTTCACGGTCCCGCTGGCTGCAAGGCGTCGGCCAGATGTCGGAATAACCCTGCCTGAGGGCAGGCGGTGGCGAGCGCAAGTTTGATGCGGCTTGCGGTCTCGACGATGCGCGCGCCTATCTTCAGAAGTTTTTCGCGCAAGGTTACAAATTCAGCGACGGCGAGGGGATGGGTTTTGGGGATGGCGTCACGCAATTCGAGCATCAGCCAATAGGCGGCGGTGTGCAGAATGAGGCGTATCTGATTGGCGAGCGGCGACCGACAGGATGTGCGATCCGACGCCAGCTGGCTCTTGTGCAATTTGATTAGATTTTCCATCTGGCCGCGCGCGCAATAGAGCGTGTCGTAGATATGTTCGGCTGAGCCCGTCGTGATGTTGGTGACGACGTAGCGGATATCCAGCCCCAGTTCCGTCGCTTCGATGCGGGCGCAGACGCGACGCTCGCCTCTCCAGGATTTGGCGCCGTAGCTGGTTTGCGCATAGCCGCGCAGGACGAGCATCTGTTTCAACGCACGACGCGTGCGGATATCGTCGGCCTCGACATCGACGGCGACGGCGAGAATCCTGTTGCCCGACAGCCCGAAGACGTATTCGACGCCGTTGTCCTCGCACCAATCCATCACCTCGCGGCGGCCATAATGGCCGTCGCCCCGGATGGTCATCTTGGTCGTCGGCCAATGTGCGCGGATGCGGCGGACGATTCGGCGCAAATGGCCGCGCACTTCCTCGCCGGACGGTGTCTTGCCTGGCCGCAGAATGATCGCCACGGGGCGTCCGGTCGCGGTGTCGTAAACATGGATCGGAAGAAAGCAACGCTCATCATAATGCGCGTTGAACAGCGACAGCTGTTGATGACCATGCGCGACATCGCAAGTATCGTCGATATCGAGCGTGACGGCTTGTGGCGGCGCGGCGTAACTGGCGCAATAAAGATCGATGAGGACGCCGCTCAGCTTCACGATTTCGCGCAAGGTCGGCGCGTTCTCCCAACGCGACATGGTCGGCTGTGAGCACAGATCGTGTCCCGTATCAGGCAACCGCCCGCAGGCAAGCTTGAACGCTGGATCCTTGCGCAGATGATCGAGGTCGTCCGCGTCCTCATAGCCGCAGGCGATGGCGAGAATGCGCGCGCGAAAGATGCTGTCCAGCGAATGGGTGATCAGCAATGGATTGCGCGGATCGGCGATGACGGCGGCGAGTTTGTCCGCCAGTCCCAGCCGGCGCTCGGCTTGCCCCAGCAACATCACGCCGGCGTCCGAGGTAATGCGTCCGCCGTCGAATGCGGCGGTGATCTTCTTGCGGCCAACGGCTGGAAACGAAAACGGCAGAAGGCTATCTTCAATCATGGCGGGTGTGGCTGTGATGCGATGGCGTGAGGGATCAGCGTAAGCAACTAATCCATACGCTAAATCAACGCCTTACGCCACATCCGCCAGCCCAAAATTACCCCCTCGCTGAATAAGATGGGCTAGTGGTGAAAAAAGCCCGCAGCCGTGAAGCCGCGGGCAAGGACAGAGTGTGCCTGTCGCTGGAGGTTAAGCGCCGACGACAAGCGCGGGCAAGAATATGGATGGCGCCCTAAAGAGCAAGCGTGGCAGGCTCGTGAAGCGAAGCTTGGCCGATGCTTCCCGCCGCGTCCTTCAGGGGTCACTGCTTGCGCCGCAAATCCTCGGCAGGACTCCATTCGGCGAGATCGTCGAACACGCGCCCCCGCGCATCCCCAGCGCGCTAGTCGGATCCGCTGGATGCGGACGAAGAGCGCGGATGGTGGAGTCGGTGGGAGCGGTCATTCGGCCTATTGCACGCCGAAGCCATACTGCTCCGTGACTCCATAAAGCCGCGCTGCTCGCAGCCTTCTCGATTGGCCGCACGTCAAGCTTGCCAAGCTCTCAAACCGTGGCGAAAGCACGATAAAGAACTTCGAGCCAGGTCGATCTGTCCCAACGATAAACGCATCATGATCGACTCGACGCATCTGAAGCGCGTCGCACGGCGGTAAGCCTTCTAAAAAAGGGGTTCTTTCCCGCTGTATCGGGCGCGCGAAAGGCGGGCTGAACCGAAGGCCAGATGAGCGACCACAAGGGCGCCGGCCTTATGTTCCGCGCCCTGCCCAAGGCCAAAACGCTGATCGCCGACAAGGGCTATGACAGCGACGCCTTCCGCGCCGCGCTTAAAGCGCGCGGAACAGCGGCGTCCCGTCGCGCACAGTATCCGCCATGAAAATAGGGCGCGTCAAAATAGGCAAAAAAGCTCGTTGCTGCTTTATGCTTATTGGCGCACGTTCTTGCCAATCAAATTGAAGCGGCGATAATCTATTTTCCCACGGCGGGGCGCGCCAGCGGCATTTTCAATGGATCAACTCTCCGAAAAACGCCGGCCATATTCACCGGCCGCGGGGCTCTGCAACGCCTTACGCGACCTCGAAGGTGCGTGCGTCGAGGTTAGGCGGTAGCGGTTCTGGACTTGGACAGTGACATGTTCATCGTGGTGGATATTGGCGGCACCAAGACGCGGGTTGCGCGATCCCGCGACCTTGAAACCTTGGACCAAACCGTCATCGTCGCTACGCCCAACGATTATCGATCCGGACGCGACCGACTCATCGCCCTTGCACAGGAACTCAGCGGCGGCGAGCGCGTGGAAGCGCTCGCGGTCGGGGCGCCGGGGGTCATTTCACGCGACAGACGCACGCTCGTGCATGCGCCGAATCTTGCCGGCTGGAACGGCGCGTCGCTGGTAGACGATCTGCAACACGTCCTTGGCGCGCCCGTAATACTCGAAAACGACACCGCCATGGTTGGGCTCGGTGAGGCGACATTCGGCGCCGGCAGAGGCGCTACGATCCTCGCTTATGTGACGGTGTCGACCGGAGTCAATGGCGCGCGCATCGTCGATGGCGTCATTGACCGCGCAATATTCAATTTCGAGATCGGCGAACAGATTCTCGGAACCGTTCTCGATGCGCCAACTCTC
Proteins encoded:
- a CDS encoding IS1380 family transposase, producing MIEDSLLPFSFPAVGRKKITAAFDGGRITSDAGVMLLGQAERRLGLADKLAAVIADPRNPLLITHSLDSIFRARILAIACGYEDADDLDHLRKDPAFKLACGRLPDTGHDLCSQPTMSRWENAPTLREIVKLSGVLIDLYCASYAAPPQAVTLDIDDTCDVAHGHQQLSLFNAHYDERCFLPIHVYDTATGRPVAIILRPGKTPSGEEVRGHLRRIVRRIRAHWPTTKMTIRGDGHYGRREVMDWCEDNGVEYVFGLSGNRILAVAVDVEADDIRTRRALKQMLVLRGYAQTSYGAKSWRGERRVCARIEATELGLDIRYVVTNITTGSAEHIYDTLYCARGQMENLIKLHKSQLASDRTSCRSPLANQIRLILHTAAYWLMLELRDAIPKTHPLAVAEFVTLREKLLKIGARIVETASRIKLALATACPQAGLFRHLADALQPAGP
- a CDS encoding ISL3 family transposase, coding for MTKKANFAFGPGVVVRGVVFRENRWFVWADGAGARSCPECGGASASRHSWHVRRLHDLPIQGAPVVLELRSGRWRCLNERCARKTFVERLTTASPFARKTRRVSDLVRLFGHAAGGRTSEKLLARLAMPVSDNAILRQLKRHSYERRDGAPLRAIAIDDWSWRKGFNYGTIVDLERRIVADVLETRSAKETAEWLKQHAEIVVVSRDRCGRCAQGVRQGAPQARQVADRFHLPAELARKHERHMTRISRFAGRPKLPAVPGDRQAPLRGERGLR
- a CDS encoding ROK family protein; translation: MFIVVDIGGTKTRVARSRDLETLDQTVIVATPNDYRSGRDRLIALAQELSGGERVEALAVGAPGVISRDRRTLVHAPNLAGWNGASLVDDLQHVLGAPVILENDTAMVGLGEATFGAGRGATILAYVTVSTGVNGARIVDGVIDRAIFNFEIGEQILGTVLDAPTLEDLVSGHAIGERFGAPPESLAKDHPVWDELARIVAIGLHNTVAYWSPDRFVIGGSMMKEVGVSIDRTRSALLLLRRKNPTIPDIVHASLGDLGACGAASRGYETRNEERQFA
- the petA gene encoding ubiquinol-cytochrome c reductase iron-sulfur subunit, with the translated sequence MTTLDLADPLRRDVLYVATGACAIVATAAAIWPLIDALNPDASSVAAGAPIDVDLGGLEPGGKVVVRWRGLPVVIFRRPDAALEKLKDPALLSELADPDSEVLQQPRYARNWHRSIDPTYAVLVGVCTHLGCIPLYYPTPSNVEPTAGWPGGFFCPCHGSKFDLAGRVYKGVPAPYNLPTPPYRMISDRILRIGENPPGEKFEITSVVQI
- a CDS encoding ISKra4 family transposase, with translation MRWKITIEGLDEFSGRDTAEMVIEKDVGRLSKGELGLTIADGKSIMTLLQQLIVKQQCEAYVLTSRYCTDCQTFRRIKDYGKRKIRTVYGRVEVSNPRIMNCRRCVPYFCDASTVLRDICPDQATPELMELSARLGSLMPYRKAADVLAEFLPIPSTESFMTLRHRTMKLGERLDEKARQREWFEPPSSSEHKQAELDLPNDPEREFVVSIDTAHVRCSRSEKARTFEITVARCGRGRRGSPPGHYFATADTSKHELRSRALQALQHEGYVGRGEVTVISDGAEIMKRLPKALPKPTAHIIDWFHIAMKIQPMQQIADHIVCCRDEWTNETVVLDEEIRALKWKLWHGQVDRAMQQLEKLIADMAMLREQGDESAGRIGQLGQALLTYIRQNKAAIVDYGARYRSGRRIASSLAESAVDTLVARRMVKKQQMQWSLKGAHRMLQVRAAMLNGDLSKRLAWQPPKPTHRYHFAWMFEPTPPLLKAAA